One Syntrophorhabdaceae bacterium genomic region harbors:
- a CDS encoding aminotransferase class I/II-fold pyridoxal phosphate-dependent enzyme, protein MASVGKDDKKHWITERAKQIAPFYVMELLEKAKAMEAKGQDIVHMEVGEPDFPTPDIIKNEALLAIDEDHTFYTHSLGLPELRNLIREYYLASEAIDISPERIIITNGTSGAFLMLFLALLDNNKTLVVSDPGYPCYRNFGCLTGTNIQMIPVDPETGFRLMPEDFKESPKNPELVVISNPSNPTGAVYDTENLRGLYNAISKRGGIMIVDEIYAGLSYRGRIPSAVIISDEIIIVNGFSKIYAMTGWRLGWMVIPDWLVRPIQKIAQNVYISPPSISQYAALKAFDAREDIENMRLTYEKRRDFMLPRLKNMGFIIPAIPEGAFYIYAGIRKWGMDSMEFVERALTEAKVAITPGYDFGTYRAGEHVRFSYATSMERLHEGIKRLEHWLKKI, encoded by the coding sequence ATGGCGAGTGTAGGTAAGGATGATAAAAAGCACTGGATAACAGAGAGGGCAAAGCAGATTGCACCCTTTTATGTCATGGAGCTTTTAGAAAAGGCCAAGGCAATGGAGGCAAAGGGACAAGATATAGTCCATATGGAGGTAGGAGAGCCTGATTTTCCAACCCCGGATATAATAAAAAACGAGGCGTTACTGGCAATAGATGAAGATCACACATTTTATACCCACAGCCTTGGATTGCCAGAACTAAGAAACCTCATAAGGGAATATTATCTTGCATCTGAGGCCATAGACATATCCCCGGAGAGGATTATAATAACCAACGGGACATCAGGGGCATTCTTGATGCTATTTCTTGCCCTCCTTGACAATAATAAGACACTGGTTGTCTCTGATCCAGGGTATCCCTGTTATAGAAATTTTGGTTGTCTTACAGGAACAAACATACAAATGATACCTGTTGACCCGGAGACAGGATTTCGATTGATGCCGGAAGATTTTAAAGAGAGCCCAAAAAATCCCGAACTTGTGGTTATATCCAACCCATCAAATCCTACAGGGGCGGTATATGATACAGAGAATCTTAGAGGTCTATACAATGCCATTTCTAAACGGGGTGGAATCATGATTGTTGACGAGATATATGCCGGTCTGAGTTACAGGGGCAGGATACCATCTGCTGTCATTATCTCTGATGAGATAATCATAGTCAACGGTTTTTCCAAGATATATGCCATGACAGGCTGGAGGCTGGGTTGGATGGTGATACCAGATTGGCTTGTGAGGCCCATTCAGAAGATCGCCCAGAATGTGTATATTTCCCCTCCTTCCATATCCCAGTATGCAGCCCTTAAGGCCTTTGACGCCCGAGAAGACATAGAAAATATGAGACTAACCTATGAAAAGAGAAGGGATTTTATGCTACCGAGACTCAAAAATATGGGTTTTATTATTCCTGCCATCCCAGAGGGTGCATTCTATATATATGCAGGGATAAGAAAATGGGGTATGGATAGTATGGAGTTTGTGGAGAGGGCACTTACAGAGGCAAAGGTGGCCATAACCCCTGGATATGATTTCGGCACATATAGGGCAGGCGAGCATGTCCGTTTTTCTTATGCCACAAGCATGGAAAGGCTGCATGAAGGCATAAAAAGACTGGAACACTGGTTAAAAAAGATATAA
- a CDS encoding phosphatidylserine decarboxylase family protein: MDREKGLRGLPFAREGFAFMGLSLGFSLILFFLKIPIFPYLGFLFFLFCLFFFRNPKRMPISNSSDELISPADGKVMEIKEMEEDEFIHGKTTRVSIFMSLTDVHVNRAPCSGIIRKVIHRDGEFALAFKKDIDKENERNYILIESDKEKILVVQIAGFLARRITPYVKDGVEVKKGDPIGIIAFGSRVDIYFPQNYKTMVSLNNRIKAGMTIIAKRGI; this comes from the coding sequence ATGGATAGGGAGAAAGGGTTGAGGGGTCTTCCTTTTGCAAGGGAGGGTTTTGCCTTTATGGGGCTCTCCCTTGGGTTTTCTTTGATCCTTTTTTTCCTCAAAATACCCATATTCCCGTATTTGGGTTTTCTTTTTTTTCTATTCTGCCTTTTTTTCTTTAGAAACCCTAAAAGAATGCCAATAAGTAATAGCAGCGATGAACTCATATCCCCTGCAGACGGAAAGGTTATGGAGATCAAGGAGATGGAGGAAGATGAGTTTATCCATGGAAAGACAACAAGGGTAAGTATATTTATGTCCCTTACTGATGTCCATGTGAACAGGGCACCCTGCAGCGGTATTATAAGAAAGGTCATCCATAGAGACGGTGAGTTCGCCCTTGCCTTTAAAAAGGATATAGATAAGGAGAATGAGAGAAATTATATCCTCATTGAGAGCGATAAAGAAAAGATACTTGTGGTTCAGATAGCAGGTTTCCTTGCCAGGAGGATCACCCCTTATGTAAAAGACGGTGTAGAAGTAAAAAAGGGTGATCCCATAGGGATCATTGCCTTTGGTTCAAGGGTAGATATTTATTTTCCACAAAACTATAAAACTATGGTATCATTAAATAACAGGATAAAGGCAGGCATGACCATAATAGCAAAAAGGGGGATATAA
- a CDS encoding LptF/LptG family permease, producing the protein MNLLASINKKIYLYIFKEIIQILLLSLAVLTFIMVISRIGQLTDLIINKGVELKDIFLLIIYSSPPYLTFTLPMSFLLSTIVVLGRLSTENEVLALKASGIDLKYLFAPVILTGAIITLIGLLNTIVFLPNSGDLFRKTLINVVKKGITIEDREGIFNDNIPGVVIYIDKVDKENKRLRGILVSDDRDKDIRQMISANRGFINLDPVTLDLNFLLEDGNLHRWEKKADIYRNLYFKEYFFSMNLEKNVPHNVPLRKRPYEMDTKELKKALMNATSAFDRYDIMLEIFKKFSIPLSTLSFMFLAVPLGIRRRVEGKFSGILYSLLLFILYYVLMAFTENIGKTLGASAFITSFTPNLVVMIIGLCFLRNLNYEEHTTISEKIKHKWRGYIEKTK; encoded by the coding sequence ATGAATCTGTTGGCATCTATAAATAAAAAGATCTATTTATATATCTTTAAAGAGATTATTCAAATCCTTCTTCTTTCTTTAGCTGTTCTCACTTTCATAATGGTAATAAGCAGAATAGGACAACTCACCGACCTTATCATAAATAAAGGCGTTGAATTAAAGGACATCTTTCTTCTTATCATATACTCTTCCCCTCCATATCTTACCTTTACGCTACCCATGTCTTTTTTGCTCTCTACCATTGTTGTCTTGGGAAGGTTATCAACGGAAAACGAGGTCCTTGCCTTAAAGGCAAGCGGTATTGACCTCAAATATCTATTTGCACCTGTTATATTGACAGGCGCAATTATAACCCTCATAGGCTTATTAAACACCATAGTTTTCCTCCCAAACAGCGGTGATCTATTTAGAAAGACTTTAATAAACGTGGTAAAAAAGGGCATTACAATAGAAGACAGAGAGGGTATCTTCAATGACAATATACCAGGAGTAGTAATATATATAGACAAGGTAGACAAGGAAAATAAAAGATTGAGAGGCATTCTTGTCTCAGATGACAGGGATAAGGATATTAGACAAATGATATCTGCAAACAGGGGTTTTATAAACCTTGACCCTGTTACCCTCGACTTGAATTTCCTCCTTGAAGACGGAAACCTCCACAGATGGGAGAAAAAGGCTGATATTTACAGAAATCTATATTTCAAGGAATATTTCTTTTCCATGAACCTTGAAAAGAATGTGCCACACAATGTCCCTCTTAGAAAAAGGCCATATGAAATGGATACAAAAGAGTTGAAAAAGGCTTTAATGAATGCCACAAGTGCCTTTGACAGATACGACATAATGTTGGAGATATTCAAAAAATTTTCCATCCCTTTATCTACTTTATCATTTATGTTTCTTGCTGTGCCATTGGGCATAAGAAGGAGGGTGGAGGGCAAGTTCTCAGGAATACTCTACAGCCTTTTACTCTTTATACTCTATTATGTGTTGATGGCATTCACAGAGAATATCGGCAAGACACTCGGGGCCTCTGCATTTATAACATCCTTTACGCCCAATCTGGTGGTGATGATAATAGGTTTATGTTTTCTTAGAAACCTCAACTATGAAGAGCATACCACTATTTCAGAAAAGATAAAACACAAATGGAGAGGTTATATTGAAAAAACTAAATAG
- the uvrB gene encoding excinuclease ABC subunit UvrB encodes MKNRFKLISRYKPAGDQPEAIERIVENIKNGVRHEVLLGVTGSGKTFTMANVIERAQRTTLVISHNKTLAAQLYTEFKTLFPENEVHFFVSYYDYYQPEAYIPSTDTYIEKDSSINEEIDKLRLMATNALFEREDTIIVASVSCIYGLGSPEAYYGMLIRLERDMEIRREELLDMLIQCQYERNDIDFYRGRFRVRGPYIDIYPAYEEEKAFRISIEDDRISSIHTIDPLTGMTSEALKKCIIFPTSHYVLPRHTLESAIESIKAELKEHLIFLRSQNKLLEAQRLEMRTKYDLEMMEEIGYCQGIENYSRHLTGRKPGEPPPTLMDYLPNDALIIIDESHVTIPQLIGMYRGDRSRKETLVEFGFRLPSALDNRPLTFNEFMARTNQILYVSATPAKYELEQSKGNIVEQIIRPTGLMDPAIEVRPAKNQLESLIKDIEKVIESNERVLVTTLTKRFAEDLTDYLLDRGIKAKYLHSDVDTLERIAIVRDLRMGKFHVLVGVNLLREGLDLPEVSLVAILDADKEGFLRSETSLIQTCGRAARNINGRVIMFADTMTASMEKAIAETERRRRIQLEYNKKHHITPEGIKKDVVDILSSIYEKDYYTIPVDDFEEKGIEPKKLSKMLKKLRKEINEAAKRWDFEKAAQLRDRLLKLEKMEIKIWRV; translated from the coding sequence ATGAAAAATAGATTCAAATTAATAAGCAGATATAAGCCGGCCGGTGATCAGCCTGAAGCCATAGAAAGGATTGTAGAAAATATAAAAAATGGTGTCAGACATGAAGTTCTTTTAGGTGTAACTGGCTCGGGCAAGACCTTTACCATGGCCAATGTAATAGAACGTGCCCAGAGGACAACCCTTGTAATCTCCCACAACAAGACCCTTGCTGCCCAACTTTATACGGAATTTAAGACCCTATTCCCTGAAAATGAGGTCCATTTTTTTGTAAGTTATTATGATTACTATCAACCTGAGGCATACATACCATCTACAGATACGTATATAGAGAAGGATTCATCCATAAATGAGGAGATAGATAAGTTGAGACTCATGGCAACAAATGCCCTCTTTGAGCGAGAAGACACAATTATAGTGGCAAGCGTATCCTGCATATACGGTCTTGGCTCCCCTGAGGCATACTATGGTATGCTTATCCGTCTTGAGAGGGATATGGAGATAAGGAGAGAAGAACTACTTGATATGCTTATCCAGTGTCAATATGAGAGGAATGATATAGATTTCTATAGAGGCAGATTCAGGGTAAGAGGTCCATATATTGACATCTATCCGGCCTATGAGGAGGAAAAGGCTTTCAGGATAAGTATTGAGGATGATAGGATTTCATCTATACACACCATAGACCCTTTAACAGGTATGACTTCAGAGGCATTAAAAAAATGTATTATCTTCCCCACATCCCATTATGTCCTTCCCAGACATACCCTTGAGTCTGCCATAGAATCCATAAAGGCAGAATTAAAGGAGCATCTAATTTTTCTCAGGTCACAAAACAAACTCCTTGAGGCACAGAGGCTTGAAATGAGAACAAAATATGACTTGGAGATGATGGAGGAGATAGGTTACTGCCAGGGGATAGAAAACTATTCAAGGCATCTTACAGGGAGAAAACCCGGCGAACCACCTCCTACACTAATGGACTATCTACCTAATGATGCACTTATTATAATAGACGAAAGTCATGTTACCATCCCACAGCTTATAGGTATGTATAGGGGTGATCGTTCAAGGAAAGAGACCCTTGTAGAGTTTGGGTTCAGGCTTCCCTCTGCCCTTGACAATAGACCTCTCACCTTTAATGAGTTTATGGCAAGGACTAATCAGATCTTATATGTCTCTGCTACACCGGCAAAATATGAGCTTGAACAGTCAAAAGGCAATATAGTTGAACAGATAATAAGGCCTACAGGACTCATGGACCCGGCAATAGAGGTAAGACCTGCAAAAAATCAACTTGAATCCCTTATTAAAGACATAGAAAAGGTGATAGAATCGAATGAGCGCGTGCTTGTCACTACCCTTACCAAGAGATTTGCAGAGGACTTGACAGACTATCTCCTTGATAGGGGTATAAAGGCAAAATACCTCCACTCTGATGTAGATACCCTTGAACGTATTGCCATTGTCCGGGACCTGAGGATGGGTAAATTCCATGTCCTTGTAGGGGTTAATCTATTAAGGGAAGGACTTGACCTACCTGAGGTCTCCCTTGTTGCCATCCTTGATGCAGACAAGGAAGGCTTCTTACGTTCTGAGACATCCCTTATCCAGACATGCGGCAGGGCAGCAAGGAATATAAATGGCAGGGTAATCATGTTTGCCGATACAATGACAGCTTCCATGGAAAAGGCCATAGCAGAAACTGAAAGGCGGAGGAGAATACAGCTTGAATACAATAAAAAACATCACATTACACCAGAGGGTATAAAAAAGGATGTGGTGGATATACTATCTTCCATATATGAAAAGGATTATTATACTATCCCTGTTGATGATTTTGAGGAAAAAGGTATAGAGCCGAAAAAACTCTCGAAGATGTTAAAAAAACTTAGAAAAGAGATAAATGAGGCAGCAAAGAGATGGGACTTTGAAAAGGCTGCACAGTTAAGAGACCGGCTTTTAAAACTCGAGAAGATGGAGATAAAGATATGGCGAGTGTAG
- the ilvB gene encoding biosynthetic-type acetolactate synthase large subunit, whose protein sequence is MKKTGAQIFVESLKMEGIDTIFCYPGGATLNITDALSQAPEIKQIVVRHEQGAVHASDGYARASGRVGVCLVTSGPGATNTVTGIATAYMDSIPIVVFTCQVTTSLIGNDAFQEADIVGITRPCTKHNYLVKDVKDLARIIKEAFYIARSGRPGPVLVDIPKDVTAQLYDFKYPDKVFIRSYQPTYVGHAGQIKRAVKQIFNSKRPILFTGGGIISSGASDELIKFAEQLSLPVTNTLMGLGGFPGNHKQFLGMLGMHGTYAANMAITNSDLIIAIGARFDDRATGNTDEFAPHAQIIHVDIDPTSISKSIKVDIPIVGDSKNVIKKMLEFIEDDKESLKTYKDGIKNWLEQIDGWKREYPLIYTKNKKLKPQYVIERIYALTKGDAIISTEVGQNQMWTAQFYKFHKPRTILTSGGLGTMGYGFPAAIGAQVAFPNRLVIDIAGDGSIQMNIQELATAVQFNLPVKVVILNNGYLGMVRQWQELFYGKRYTWTPMNFAPDFVKLAQAYNAVGYRIEKEEEVDDVLQEAFKNRRPTFIDVIVDPEEGVYPMVPAGAALRDMLLV, encoded by the coding sequence TTGAAAAAGACAGGCGCACAGATATTTGTAGAGTCTTTAAAGATGGAAGGCATTGACACTATATTCTGCTATCCAGGAGGTGCGACCCTCAATATCACCGATGCATTGAGTCAGGCACCGGAGATTAAGCAGATCGTTGTAAGACATGAACAGGGTGCTGTCCATGCCTCAGATGGATATGCCAGGGCTTCAGGCAGGGTAGGTGTATGCCTCGTAACTTCAGGCCCTGGAGCCACAAACACCGTAACAGGGATTGCCACAGCATATATGGATTCTATACCCATTGTGGTATTTACCTGCCAGGTAACTACCTCTCTTATTGGTAATGATGCATTTCAGGAGGCAGACATAGTAGGAATTACACGACCCTGCACAAAGCATAATTATCTTGTAAAGGATGTGAAGGACCTGGCAAGGATAATAAAGGAGGCATTCTACATAGCAAGGTCTGGTAGGCCTGGCCCTGTCCTTGTAGATATACCCAAGGATGTCACTGCCCAACTATATGATTTTAAATACCCCGATAAGGTATTTATAAGGAGCTATCAGCCTACTTATGTGGGACACGCTGGACAGATTAAAAGGGCTGTAAAACAGATATTTAATTCAAAAAGACCCATCCTTTTTACAGGGGGCGGTATAATATCATCCGGTGCATCTGATGAACTCATTAAATTTGCAGAGCAGCTCTCCCTACCTGTTACCAATACACTTATGGGTCTTGGGGGATTTCCCGGTAACCATAAGCAGTTTCTCGGGATGCTGGGTATGCACGGCACATATGCAGCTAATATGGCCATCACCAATTCAGATTTAATCATTGCTATAGGTGCAAGATTCGATGATAGGGCAACAGGGAACACAGATGAATTTGCGCCCCATGCACAGATAATACATGTGGATATTGACCCTACATCCATAAGCAAAAGCATAAAGGTAGATATACCCATAGTGGGTGATTCTAAAAACGTTATAAAAAAGATGCTCGAGTTTATAGAAGATGATAAAGAGTCCTTAAAGACCTATAAAGATGGAATAAAAAATTGGCTTGAACAGATAGATGGGTGGAAGAGGGAATACCCTCTCATATATACAAAAAACAAAAAATTAAAACCTCAGTATGTCATAGAAAGGATTTATGCCCTTACAAAGGGTGATGCCATAATATCCACTGAGGTGGGACAAAACCAGATGTGGACCGCCCAGTTTTATAAGTTCCATAAACCCAGGACGATTCTCACATCCGGGGGTCTTGGAACCATGGGTTATGGATTTCCTGCAGCCATAGGGGCTCAGGTGGCATTTCCAAACAGGCTTGTTATAGATATTGCCGGTGATGGAAGCATACAGATGAATATTCAGGAACTGGCTACAGCAGTCCAGTTTAATCTCCCTGTTAAGGTAGTTATACTCAATAATGGTTATCTTGGCATGGTGAGACAGTGGCAGGAACTCTTCTATGGGAAGCGTTATACCTGGACGCCAATGAATTTTGCCCCGGATTTTGTAAAACTTGCCCAGGCATACAATGCAGTTGGCTATAGGATAGAAAAAGAAGAAGAGGTAGATGATGTCCTCCAGGAGGCATTCAAAAACAGAAGACCTACCTTTATAGACGTCATAGTCGACCCTGAAGAGGGTGTCTATCCCATGGTCCCTGCTGGGGCTGCATTAAGAGATATGTTACTTGTTTAG
- a CDS encoding HAD-IA family hydrolase has product MATTKWKIDCVIYDCDGVLFDSLEANRRLYNFIAKSMGRGELTEEEIKYCHTHTVFESLKYMFKGPDMEKKAVDFLKNQVQLADYIVYLKMEPHLLDALDILKSRGIIRAISTNRTTSMKHIMDRYNLWGYFDMVVTALDVANPKPHPESVEKIIESFNVRRENILFIGDSEVDRQTAVSSGVKFISYKNIELPCDGFIDDHLLLMDFLLDGHSSPE; this is encoded by the coding sequence ATGGCAACAACAAAATGGAAGATCGACTGCGTAATATATGATTGCGATGGAGTCTTGTTTGATTCCCTGGAGGCAAACAGAAGGCTCTATAATTTTATAGCAAAATCCATGGGTAGAGGGGAACTCACCGAGGAGGAGATAAAATATTGTCATACCCATACCGTATTTGAATCCCTGAAATATATGTTTAAAGGCCCTGACATGGAAAAAAAGGCAGTTGATTTCTTAAAGAATCAGGTGCAACTGGCAGATTATATAGTCTATCTCAAGATGGAACCCCATCTACTTGATGCACTGGATATATTAAAATCAAGGGGTATAATAAGGGCTATTAGCACAAACAGAACAACGTCCATGAAACACATAATGGACAGATATAACCTTTGGGGATATTTCGACATGGTGGTTACTGCCCTGGATGTGGCAAACCCCAAGCCTCACCCAGAATCTGTAGAGAAGATAATAGAGAGCTTTAATGTAAGAAGGGAGAATATCCTTTTCATAGGTGATTCAGAGGTAGATAGACAGACCGCAGTCTCATCGGGTGTTAAGTTTATATCCTATAAAAACATAGAGCTACCCTGCGATGGCTTTATAGATGATCATCTTTTGCTGATGGATTTTCTTTTAGATGGTCATAGCTCCCCTGAATAG
- the pssA gene encoding CDP-diacylglycerol--serine O-phosphatidyltransferase: MRRKKGKGIYILPNLLTSISLLSGFYAIVSTIDRRFIYASIAIFISGIFDMLDGRVARMTGSSSRFGVEYDSLCDLVAFGVAPGLLVYMWALKGYGRFGWLAVFLYVACGALRLARFNIQVDNVQKKHFLGLPIPAAAITIASSVLFYSWLGYKGELKTIVMPILTYILAFLMVSDVRYYSFKDMAFFKGKPFRSTLAVIMLLVIIFIEPRVSIFVFITLYLLSGPVLSLIGRKKAIQGSYDHLKENPSAKDDHL; encoded by the coding sequence ATGAGAAGGAAAAAGGGTAAAGGCATATATATTCTGCCCAATCTACTGACATCCATAAGCCTCCTGTCCGGTTTCTACGCCATTGTATCCACCATTGACAGAAGATTCATCTATGCAAGCATAGCCATATTCATATCAGGGATCTTTGATATGCTCGACGGCAGGGTAGCAAGGATGACGGGTTCAAGTAGCCGCTTTGGTGTAGAATATGATTCCTTATGTGATCTTGTGGCATTCGGTGTAGCACCGGGCCTACTGGTTTATATGTGGGCACTTAAGGGCTATGGGAGGTTTGGATGGCTTGCAGTATTCCTCTATGTTGCCTGTGGTGCACTAAGGCTCGCCCGTTTTAATATCCAGGTGGACAATGTCCAGAAAAAACATTTTTTAGGCTTGCCAATACCTGCTGCAGCCATAACCATTGCCTCAAGCGTGCTCTTTTACTCATGGTTAGGTTATAAAGGTGAACTCAAGACCATTGTAATGCCTATCCTTACATATATACTGGCATTTCTCATGGTAAGCGATGTGCGCTATTATAGCTTTAAGGATATGGCATTCTTCAAGGGAAAACCATTCCGCTCTACCCTTGCTGTTATCATGCTTCTGGTGATCATATTCATAGAGCCCAGGGTTTCGATCTTTGTCTTTATAACCCTATATCTTCTGTCAGGCCCTGTATTGTCCCTTATAGGGAGAAAGAAGGCTATTCAGGGGAGCTATGACCATCTAAAAGAAAATCCATCAGCAAAAGATGATCATCTATAA
- the ilvC gene encoding ketol-acid reductoisomerase, whose amino-acid sequence MAKIYYDKDADLGVLKGVKVAIIGYGSQGHAQAQNLRDSGVDVIVAELEGTPNYKLAIEHGFKPVSAEKASKEASIIQILAQDNVQAKLYSTEIEKNLKKGDTLVFSHGFNIHYGQIVPPPFVDVIMIAPKGPGHLVRREFVSGAGVPSLVAVYQDYTKKAMKKALAYAKGIGATRAGVIETTFAEETETDLFGEQAVLCGGASELVRAGFDTLVEAGYQPEIAYFECLHELKLIVDLMYEGGISYMRYSISDTAEYGDMTRGRRIINEDTREEMRQILDEIQTGEFAREWILENMAGRPVYNAIKRMDSEHLIEKVGKELRSMMKWIGRKG is encoded by the coding sequence ATGGCTAAGATCTATTATGATAAGGATGCAGACCTGGGTGTCTTAAAAGGCGTCAAGGTCGCTATTATTGGATATGGCAGTCAGGGCCATGCCCAGGCTCAAAACCTAAGGGACAGTGGAGTAGATGTAATAGTGGCAGAACTGGAGGGCACACCGAATTATAAACTGGCCATAGAGCACGGTTTCAAGCCTGTAAGCGCTGAAAAGGCATCAAAAGAAGCAAGTATCATACAGATCCTTGCCCAGGATAATGTCCAGGCAAAGCTCTATTCTACAGAGATAGAAAAGAACCTGAAAAAAGGAGATACCCTTGTATTTTCACATGGTTTTAATATACATTACGGACAGATTGTCCCACCACCGTTTGTAGATGTCATTATGATTGCCCCAAAAGGACCAGGACATCTTGTAAGAAGGGAGTTTGTATCCGGTGCTGGCGTGCCATCCCTTGTGGCAGTGTATCAGGATTATACAAAAAAGGCCATGAAGAAGGCACTTGCATATGCAAAAGGCATAGGGGCTACAAGGGCAGGGGTTATAGAGACCACATTTGCCGAGGAGACAGAGACAGACCTATTTGGTGAACAGGCTGTGCTCTGTGGAGGGGCATCAGAGCTTGTAAGGGCCGGTTTTGATACCCTTGTTGAGGCAGGGTATCAACCTGAGATTGCATATTTTGAATGCCTCCATGAATTAAAGCTCATCGTAGACCTCATGTATGAAGGCGGTATATCATACATGCGCTATTCTATAAGCGATACAGCAGAATACGGTGATATGACCAGGGGTAGGAGGATCATCAACGAGGACACCAGGGAAGAGATGAGACAGATCCTTGACGAGATACAGACAGGCGAGTTTGCCCGGGAATGGATACTGGAAAACATGGCAGGCAGGCCTGTATATAATGCCATAAAGAGGATGGATAGCGAACACCTCATAGAGAAGGTGGGTAAAGAATTAAGATCAATGATGAAATGGATAGGGAGAAAGGGTTGA
- the ilvN gene encoding acetolactate synthase small subunit — protein MRHIISVLVENEFGVLSRVSGLFSGRGFNIESLCVAETLDPTISTMTIVTSGDDTIIEQILKQLNKLINVIKVTDFREMDYVSREMVLVKVNAQEKNREEVLRMVEIFRGKIIDVSPKTYTLLITGDEDKIKAFLELLKPIGIKELVRTGPIAIARGEKVIKIKEKKSKGGEDG, from the coding sequence TTGAGACATATAATTTCAGTGCTTGTGGAAAATGAATTCGGTGTCCTTTCAAGGGTATCTGGTCTCTTTAGCGGCAGAGGTTTTAATATTGAAAGCCTATGCGTTGCCGAGACCCTTGACCCTACCATCTCCACCATGACAATAGTCACTTCCGGTGACGATACTATAATTGAGCAGATCCTGAAACAACTCAATAAACTCATAAATGTCATAAAGGTTACTGATTTCAGAGAGATGGATTATGTATCCAGGGAGATGGTCCTTGTAAAGGTAAATGCCCAGGAAAAAAATAGAGAAGAGGTCTTAAGGATGGTGGAGATATTCAGGGGAAAGATAATAGATGTCTCTCCAAAGACATATACCCTTCTTATAACAGGCGATGAGGACAAGATAAAGGCTTTCCTTGAGCTTCTTAAACCCATAGGCATAAAAGAGCTTGTGAGGACAGGGCCGATTGCCATAGCAAGGGGTGAAAAGGTGATAAAGATAAAAGAAAAAAAATCAAAGGGAGGAGAAGATGGCTAA